The following proteins come from a genomic window of Winogradskyella sp. PC-19:
- a CDS encoding HU family DNA-binding protein, with amino-acid sequence MTKADLVAKISDKLGIEKGDVQATVESFMDEVKTSLESGDNVYLRGFGSFIIKTRAEKTGRNISKNTTIKIPAHNIPAFKPAKIFLEGVKAKVEVN; translated from the coding sequence ATGACAAAAGCAGATTTAGTAGCTAAAATTTCTGATAAATTAGGAATCGAAAAAGGTGATGTACAAGCTACAGTTGAATCTTTTATGGATGAAGTGAAAACTTCTTTGGAGAGTGGAGATAATGTATATTTAAGAGGTTTTGGAAGCTTTATAATAAAAACAAGAGCAGAAAAAACTGGACGTAACATCTCTAAGAATACAACAATAAAAATACCAGCTCACAATATACCAGCATTTAAACCAGCTAAAATCTTTTTAGAAGGTGTTAAGGCTAAGGTAGAGGTGAACTAA
- the mutY gene encoding A/G-specific adenine glycosylase: MNFSKNVILWYSENKRDLPWRHTVNPYYIWLSEIILQQTQVKQGLPYYNSFVETFPTVFDLAKSDEQTVLKLWQGLGYYSRARNLHFTAKYIVNELDGKFPDTYNEIIKLKGIGDYTASAIASIAFGESTAVVDGNVYRVLSRFFGIDTPINSTKGIKEFKALATELIDKKQPATFNQAIMEFGARQCKPKNPYCILCPLQSGCVAFQKNKISELPIKLKKLKIRHRYFNFLVIIDRKKNTIIEKRTEKGIWQNLYQFPLIETKDSVGISKFEKKVSKHKLLEDSEFEFSLFNEKDIIHKLSHQHLHTKFWILEVDLIPKKGVSAKKLKDYPVPALISEFIDKFKF; this comes from the coding sequence ATGAATTTTTCTAAAAACGTAATACTCTGGTATTCAGAGAATAAAAGAGATTTACCTTGGCGACATACAGTAAATCCATATTATATTTGGCTCTCCGAAATTATTTTACAGCAAACACAAGTTAAACAAGGATTACCTTATTATAATTCTTTTGTAGAAACATTTCCAACAGTTTTTGACCTTGCTAAAAGTGATGAGCAAACTGTTTTAAAACTATGGCAAGGCTTAGGCTATTATTCTAGAGCTAGAAATCTTCATTTTACAGCTAAGTATATTGTTAATGAATTAGACGGCAAATTTCCAGATACTTATAACGAAATAATAAAGCTTAAAGGTATAGGCGATTACACAGCAAGTGCGATTGCTTCTATCGCTTTTGGTGAATCCACTGCAGTTGTTGACGGTAATGTTTACAGAGTTTTATCGCGTTTTTTTGGTATTGACACGCCAATAAATTCTACTAAAGGGATAAAAGAATTTAAAGCTTTAGCTACAGAATTAATAGACAAAAAACAACCTGCAACATTTAATCAGGCCATCATGGAATTTGGAGCGCGACAATGCAAACCTAAAAATCCTTATTGCATCCTTTGCCCGCTTCAGTCAGGATGCGTTGCTTTTCAAAAAAATAAAATTTCAGAGTTGCCAATAAAGTTGAAAAAACTAAAAATAAGACATCGTTATTTTAACTTCTTGGTCATTATTGATAGGAAGAAAAATACAATCATCGAGAAACGTACTGAAAAAGGAATTTGGCAAAACCTATATCAATTCCCGCTTATTGAAACTAAAGATAGTGTTGGCATTTCTAAATTTGAAAAAAAGGTATCAAAGCACAAACTTTTAGAGGATTCCGAATTTGAATTTAGTCTCTTTAACGAAAAAGACATTATTCATAAACTTTCACATCAGCATTTACATACTAAGTTTTGGATTTTAGAGGTTGATCTTATTCCAAAAAAAGGTGTTTCTGCAAAAAAACTCAAAGATTATCCTGTCCCTGCGTTGATTAGTGAGTTTATAGATAAATTCAAGTTTTAA
- a CDS encoding single-stranded DNA-binding protein → MSGTLNKVMLIGNLGDEVKMHYFDDKNCVGRFPIATSESYMSKQTNERVTNTEWHNIVVRNKAAEICEKYLKKGDKIYIEGRIKTRKWTDDKGMERYSTEIQCNEFTFLTPKGEQQPSAAPTQNTAPKTENTSVSDAPDNDDLPF, encoded by the coding sequence ATGTCTGGAACTTTAAATAAAGTAATGCTTATAGGGAATTTAGGTGACGAAGTAAAGATGCATTATTTTGATGATAAAAATTGCGTCGGACGCTTCCCCATTGCAACTAGCGAAAGTTACATGAGCAAACAAACTAACGAGCGTGTAACAAATACGGAATGGCACAACATCGTTGTCAGAAATAAAGCCGCAGAAATTTGTGAAAAATACCTAAAAAAAGGAGATAAAATTTATATCGAAGGTCGAATAAAAACGCGAAAGTGGACTGATGACAAAGGCATGGAACGTTATTCTACAGAGATACAATGTAATGAGTTTACGTTTTTGACTCCCAAAGGCGAACAACAACCCTCTGCAGCACCAACTCAAAATACAGCACCAAAAACTGAAAACACTTCAGTAAGTGATGCTCCTGATAATGATGATTTACCATTTTAA
- a CDS encoding gliding motility-associated protein GldE has translation MDPDPGSLLLILSDINTSFFVSVILLIVLLLCSALISGAEVALFSLKKADIETADSKNSKSIALITSLLERPKKLLATILVANNFINIAIVILFAYVGQYLFSFIESELLRFLLEVVCATFLILLFGEIIPKIYASRNSLKFSIALAKPLRILDFIFSPISMPLRFITIQIQNRLGKEKSNISVDQLSQALELTNDDDTTKEEHQILQSIVSFGNTDTKQVMRPRMDIFAVNIEAEFNTIIPEIINNGYSRIPVFEENIDRVIGILYVKDLLPHINKKTFDWKAILREPFFVPENKKLDDLMQEFQTKKVHLAIVVDEYGGTSGVISLEDIIEEIVGDISDEYDVDDLNFSKIDDNNYRFDGKTSLKDIYKILELEDSILFEERKGEAETIAGFILEISGGFPRVGSKINFENYVFTTEAIEKKRIKQIRLTILDK, from the coding sequence TTGGATCCTGATCCCGGTAGTTTATTGCTAATACTTTCAGACATTAACACTTCGTTTTTTGTGAGTGTTATTTTACTTATTGTTTTACTTCTGTGTTCTGCTTTAATTTCTGGTGCCGAAGTCGCATTATTTTCTTTAAAAAAAGCTGATATTGAAACTGCTGATTCTAAAAATTCAAAAAGTATAGCGCTTATCACTTCACTTTTAGAGCGCCCAAAAAAACTATTAGCCACAATATTAGTAGCTAATAACTTTATAAATATTGCTATCGTAATTCTGTTTGCCTATGTCGGACAGTATTTGTTTTCGTTTATTGAAAGTGAACTCTTAAGGTTTCTATTAGAAGTTGTTTGTGCAACTTTTTTAATTCTACTTTTTGGCGAGATTATTCCAAAAATTTATGCCAGTCGCAATAGCTTAAAGTTTTCTATAGCGTTGGCAAAACCTCTTAGGATATTAGATTTTATCTTTTCTCCAATTAGTATGCCTTTACGCTTTATTACTATTCAAATACAAAATAGATTAGGTAAAGAAAAGTCAAACATAAGTGTAGATCAATTATCACAAGCTTTAGAACTGACTAATGACGATGATACCACAAAAGAAGAACACCAAATACTACAGAGTATTGTATCATTTGGTAATACAGATACCAAGCAAGTTATGCGTCCGCGAATGGATATTTTTGCTGTAAATATTGAAGCAGAATTTAACACTATAATTCCTGAGATTATTAATAATGGATATTCAAGGATACCCGTTTTTGAAGAAAATATAGACCGTGTTATTGGTATTTTATACGTTAAAGATTTACTGCCGCATATCAATAAGAAAACATTTGATTGGAAAGCAATTTTGAGAGAACCATTTTTTGTGCCAGAAAACAAAAAACTAGACGACCTCATGCAAGAGTTTCAAACCAAAAAAGTGCATCTAGCTATTGTTGTAGATGAGTACGGAGGGACATCTGGAGTTATTTCTCTTGAAGATATTATTGAAGAAATTGTAGGAGATATAAGTGATGAATATGATGTAGACGATCTTAATTTTTCTAAGATTGATGACAATAATTATAGGTTTGATGGCAAAACTTCTTTAAAAGATATTTATAAAATTTTAGAGCTAGAAGACAGCATCCTTTTTGAAGAAAGAAAAGGAGAGGCCGAAACCATTGCTGGTTTTATATTAGAAATATCTGGAGGTTTCCCAAGAGTTGGAAGTAAAATAAATTTCGAAAACTACGTTTTTACTACAGAAGCCATTGAGAAAAAAAGAATAAAACAAATAAGGCTAACCATTTTAGATAAGTAA
- the gldD gene encoding gliding motility lipoprotein GldD — MKKILIPICALFFMSCNDDILPKPKAFLRLEYPNPSYKRVDIPVPFSFEKNELAKSISQIKKNENGQSYSVDIEYPSLKGTVYLTYKKVTKDNLRNLLRDAQNLTQKHTQKADEIQSDVFVNPEKRVYGMFYEVGGNAASQSQFYATDSINHFVSGSLYFYTKPNYDSIYPAAIYLRNDIKRVMESLEWK; from the coding sequence ATGAAGAAAATCCTAATTCCTATTTGTGCTCTATTTTTTATGAGCTGTAATGATGACATATTACCTAAACCTAAAGCATTTCTTAGGTTAGAGTATCCAAACCCAAGTTATAAACGTGTAGATATTCCTGTTCCATTTTCTTTTGAGAAAAATGAATTAGCAAAATCTATATCTCAAATAAAGAAAAATGAAAATGGTCAGTCCTATAGTGTAGATATAGAATACCCTTCGCTTAAAGGAACTGTATATCTCACTTATAAAAAAGTTACCAAAGATAATCTAAGAAATTTATTAAGAGATGCTCAAAACCTAACTCAGAAGCATACGCAAAAGGCAGATGAAATACAAAGTGATGTTTTTGTTAACCCTGAAAAGCGAGTTTATGGTATGTTTTATGAGGTTGGTGGTAATGCTGCATCTCAATCTCAGTTTTATGCTACAGATAGTATAAATCACTTTGTAAGTGGTTCTTTATACTTCTATACAAAACCTAATTACGATTCAATTTATCCTGCAGCTATTTATCTTAGAAATGACATAAAACGTGTTATGGAAAGCCTAGAATGGAAGTAA
- a CDS encoding TonB-dependent receptor domain-containing protein, with protein sequence MKKITQFLFVAVVLLFTTVSFAQGVTTSSLGGQITDNLGEPLPGATVVAIHIPTGSKYGAATDFDGYYRISNMRTGGPYQVTISYVGFKTVTRENVFLQLGNSERISTKMVEDASALDEVVITADRTGIFDSNKTGAATNISKRQIETLPQTSRSIADFVRLTPQAQITEGNDGFSISLGGQNNRYNGIYIDGAVNNDVFGLAGSGTNGGQTGVNPFSVDAIESFTVQLAPFDVKISGFAGGAISAVTRSGSNEWSGSAYGFVRNQDLAGKTPIDLVGTGETAEKLDEFTAQTYGVRVGGPIIKDKLFFFLNYERQNDETPQPFNFSNYTGDSSLAEINALASSILSQYGYDVGGFENNTRTLESDKITMKLDWNINDNNKLSLSTRYAGADNLEARGSSNSRISFINGSELFNTKTFSSSLEWNYQGNNISNNFLLGYTRVRDDRDPLGNPFPSVDIDDGAGTITFGAEPFSTANLLDQDVLTITNNFEIYKGRHTITLGTHNEFAKIKNLFFAFNYGDYTFNSVSDFNNDIVDFYQKGYSLVGSGVVGDESAGASEFNTSQLGFYVQDEVQVSDNFKLTAGLRFDFPIWEDGAVNDAFNNTTVPILEAAGKDLQGARVGKGVRTQAHLSPRLGFNWDVKGNKTTQIRGGLGIFTSRLPLVWPGGTYNNNGVTGGYSNIFNISGGVNFNPDINNQPVHVAPGSGGTGGNIDLFAPDFKLPQRFKMNIAVDQKLPFLGLIASVDAFWVDNITEIYYENLNVGGPAGFLNGADGRPFYDRRDEVDPTYGRIMLASNTGGGDSWNTTFSLRKPYTNLTDWLALEGSVNYSYGETTAIFDGTSSQNSSQWRNIQTVNGKNSNLPVTRSDFNQGHRITSNFGFDFKWNENISTKIGLFYEGAESRPYSFTYRDGADLLNDDSRDNALIYIPADATEITLEDSNNSGSTNDEWMTLDAIISGNEYLSSRRGQYAERNGTQGPWSHVIDLRVAQDFSVNAFGKKHTFQATFDIFNFTNFLNKEWGNRNFASGNVQILQTRTAGPDPVFRVLDSGINNINQIDDSGIQSSRWQMQVGLRYSF encoded by the coding sequence ATGAAAAAAATTACTCAATTTTTATTTGTTGCTGTTGTATTACTTTTTACAACAGTTTCATTTGCACAAGGTGTAACAACCTCTTCTCTTGGTGGTCAAATCACAGATAATCTAGGAGAGCCATTACCTGGTGCTACTGTAGTAGCAATACACATTCCAACAGGAAGTAAATATGGTGCTGCTACTGACTTTGACGGTTATTACCGTATTTCAAACATGAGAACTGGAGGCCCATATCAGGTTACAATTTCCTATGTAGGATTCAAAACAGTTACAAGAGAAAATGTCTTTTTACAATTAGGTAATTCTGAGAGAATTAGTACTAAAATGGTTGAAGACGCAAGTGCTCTTGATGAAGTAGTTATTACAGCTGACAGAACGGGAATTTTTGATTCTAATAAAACGGGAGCAGCTACTAATATTAGTAAACGTCAAATAGAGACTTTACCTCAGACATCTAGGTCTATTGCAGATTTTGTGAGATTGACTCCTCAGGCTCAAATTACTGAAGGTAATGATGGTTTCTCAATTTCGTTAGGTGGTCAAAACAACAGATATAATGGTATTTATATTGATGGAGCAGTTAATAATGATGTATTTGGTTTAGCAGGTTCAGGAACAAATGGTGGTCAGACTGGTGTGAATCCATTCTCTGTAGATGCTATTGAGTCATTTACTGTACAATTAGCACCATTTGATGTTAAGATTTCTGGTTTTGCAGGTGGAGCAATTAGTGCCGTTACAAGAAGTGGTAGTAATGAATGGTCTGGATCAGCTTATGGATTTGTAAGAAATCAAGACTTAGCTGGTAAAACTCCTATTGACTTAGTAGGAACAGGTGAAACTGCAGAGAAATTAGATGAATTTACAGCACAAACCTACGGTGTACGTGTTGGTGGCCCAATCATCAAGGACAAGTTGTTCTTTTTCTTAAATTACGAAAGACAAAATGACGAGACACCTCAACCTTTTAACTTTAGTAACTATACAGGTGATTCTAGTCTAGCTGAGATAAATGCACTTGCTAGTTCAATATTGTCTCAATACGGTTATGATGTAGGTGGTTTCGAAAATAACACAAGAACATTAGAAAGTGACAAGATAACAATGAAGTTAGATTGGAACATTAATGACAACAATAAATTATCTTTAAGCACTAGATATGCTGGAGCAGATAATTTAGAAGCAAGAGGTTCTAGTAATAGTAGAATATCTTTCATTAATGGTTCTGAGTTATTCAATACGAAGACTTTTTCATCTTCTTTAGAATGGAATTATCAAGGTAACAACATCAGTAATAATTTCTTATTAGGTTATACTAGAGTTAGAGATGATAGAGATCCATTAGGAAATCCATTCCCATCTGTTGATATAGATGATGGTGCAGGTACTATTACATTTGGTGCGGAGCCTTTCTCTACGGCTAACTTACTCGACCAAGATGTTTTAACAATAACGAACAACTTTGAGATTTATAAAGGAAGACATACAATTACCTTAGGTACTCACAATGAGTTTGCAAAAATCAAGAATTTATTCTTTGCTTTTAACTATGGAGATTACACCTTTAATAGTGTAAGTGATTTTAACAACGATATAGTAGACTTTTACCAAAAAGGATATTCTCTTGTTGGTTCAGGTGTTGTGGGAGATGAATCAGCTGGTGCATCAGAATTCAATACTTCACAATTAGGTTTCTATGTTCAGGATGAAGTGCAGGTTTCAGATAACTTTAAGTTAACTGCTGGTTTACGTTTTGATTTTCCTATTTGGGAAGATGGTGCTGTTAACGACGCTTTTAATAATACTACTGTTCCAATTCTTGAAGCAGCTGGAAAAGATTTACAAGGAGCAAGAGTAGGTAAAGGAGTTAGAACTCAAGCACATTTATCACCAAGATTAGGATTTAACTGGGATGTTAAAGGAAATAAAACAACTCAGATTAGAGGTGGTTTAGGGATTTTTACATCTAGATTACCATTAGTATGGCCTGGTGGGACGTACAACAATAATGGAGTTACTGGAGGATATTCAAATATCTTTAATATTAGTGGCGGTGTAAACTTTAACCCAGATATTAATAACCAACCTGTACATGTAGCTCCAGGTTCTGGAGGAACAGGTGGTAATATCGATTTATTTGCTCCAGATTTTAAATTACCCCAGAGATTTAAAATGAATATAGCTGTTGATCAAAAATTACCTTTCCTAGGACTAATTGCTAGTGTAGATGCTTTTTGGGTAGATAATATAACAGAGATTTACTACGAAAATTTAAATGTAGGTGGACCTGCTGGATTTTTAAATGGTGCTGATGGAAGACCATTCTATGATAGAAGAGATGAAGTTGATCCTACTTATGGGCGTATCATGCTTGCGTCTAACACAGGTGGTGGTGATTCATGGAACACAACTTTTTCTTTACGTAAGCCATATACAAATCTTACAGATTGGTTAGCTCTTGAAGGTTCTGTTAATTATTCTTATGGTGAAACAACTGCTATTTTTGATGGAACATCATCACAGAATAGTTCTCAGTGGAGAAATATCCAAACCGTAAACGGAAAAAACTCTAACTTACCTGTAACAAGATCTGATTTTAATCAAGGACATAGAATTACAAGTAATTTTGGTTTTGACTTTAAATGGAACGAAAACATTTCTACAAAAATCGGATTATTCTATGAAGGAGCAGAATCAAGACCTTATTCTTTCACATACAGAGATGGAGCAGATTTATTAAATGATGATTCAAGAGATAACGCTTTGATTTATATACCAGCTGATGCAACTGAAATTACTTTAGAAGATTCTAACAACAGTGGATCAACTAATGATGAATGGATGACATTAGATGCAATAATAAGCGGTAATGAATATCTTAGTAGTAGAAGAGGACAATATGCAGAGAGAAACGGTACTCAAGGACCATGGAGCCATGTAATTGACTTAAGAGTTGCTCAAGACTTCTCTGTAAATGCATTCGGAAAAAAACACACGTTCCAAGCGACATTTGACATTTTTAACTTCACTAACTTTTTAAATAAAGAATGGGGTAATAGAAATTTTGCAAGTGGTAATGTTCAAATTTTACAGACAAGAACTGCCGGACCAGATCCTGTCTTCAGAGTCTTAGATTCTGGTATTAATAACATTAACCAAATTGATGATAGCGGTATCCAATCATCTAGATGGCAAATGCAAGTTGGTTTAAGATATTCATTCTAA
- the pgi gene encoding glucose-6-phosphate isomerase, with the protein MALQVTNPTTTKAWSKLQSHFLELKDSHLKELFKTNPKRASELTVIWDDFYVDFSKNRITKGTLTLLINLAEELNLKDAISKYFEGDIINQTEGRAVLHTALRASKNAEVFVDGENVIPGVYAVKEKIKNFTDAVTNGNHKGFTGKQITDVVNIGIGGSDLGPAMVVDSLQFYKNQLNTHFVSNVDGDHYQEIVKKLNPETTLFVIVSKTFTTQETLSNANSIRDWFLQSQPKEAVANHFVAVSTNIESVKEFGIAEENIFPMKDWVGGRFSLWSAVGLSISLAVGNKNFESLLLGANKMDEHFKTSDFEENIPVISALLTIWYNNFFKAESEAIIPYTQYLNQFATYMQQGIMESNGKSIDRDGNRVNYQTGTLIWGEPGTNSQHAFFQLIHQGTKLIPTDFIGYVKSLHGNKNHHDKLMSNYFAQTEALMNGKTETEVLEELNVNNVSEEEKKMLLPFKVFDGNKPTTSILIQKLTPESLGKLIAMYEHKIFVQGVVWNIFSYDQFGVELGKKLAKTILNELNFYENPNSHDKSTQNLIRFYKR; encoded by the coding sequence ATGGCATTACAAGTAACCAACCCAACAACGACCAAAGCATGGTCAAAACTACAATCTCATTTTTTAGAATTAAAAGATAGTCATCTTAAGGAACTTTTTAAGACCAATCCTAAAAGAGCAAGTGAACTAACAGTAATTTGGGATGATTTTTATGTTGACTTTTCAAAAAATAGAATTACTAAAGGAACATTGACTTTACTAATAAATTTAGCTGAAGAGCTGAATTTAAAGGATGCGATTTCAAAATATTTTGAGGGTGATATAATCAATCAAACAGAAGGTCGTGCAGTGCTTCATACAGCACTTAGAGCTTCAAAAAATGCCGAGGTTTTTGTAGATGGTGAGAATGTTATTCCAGGTGTTTATGCTGTAAAGGAAAAGATTAAAAATTTTACCGATGCAGTTACAAACGGAAATCATAAAGGATTTACAGGAAAGCAGATTACAGATGTTGTGAATATTGGAATTGGAGGCTCGGATTTAGGGCCAGCAATGGTAGTTGATTCCCTCCAGTTTTATAAAAATCAACTCAATACACATTTTGTAAGTAACGTTGATGGAGACCATTATCAAGAGATAGTAAAAAAACTTAATCCAGAAACTACGCTCTTTGTAATTGTTTCAAAAACATTTACAACTCAAGAAACGTTATCAAATGCCAATTCTATTAGAGACTGGTTTTTACAATCACAACCAAAAGAAGCTGTAGCCAATCATTTTGTAGCCGTATCCACCAATATCGAAAGCGTAAAAGAATTTGGAATTGCAGAAGAAAATATATTTCCGATGAAGGATTGGGTTGGTGGTCGTTTTTCACTTTGGAGTGCTGTTGGCTTATCAATAAGTTTGGCTGTTGGAAATAAAAATTTTGAAAGCTTACTTTTAGGTGCTAATAAAATGGATGAACACTTTAAGACTTCGGATTTTGAAGAAAACATACCTGTAATTTCAGCACTATTAACGATTTGGTATAACAATTTTTTTAAAGCAGAAAGTGAAGCCATAATACCATATACTCAATACCTAAATCAATTTGCAACTTATATGCAACAAGGTATTATGGAGAGTAACGGAAAGAGTATTGATAGAGATGGAAATAGGGTAAACTACCAAACAGGAACTTTAATCTGGGGAGAACCAGGTACAAACTCACAACATGCATTTTTTCAGTTGATTCATCAAGGGACAAAGTTGATACCGACCGATTTTATCGGATACGTAAAATCTTTGCATGGTAATAAAAATCATCACGATAAGTTAATGTCCAATTATTTCGCACAGACAGAGGCGTTAATGAATGGTAAGACTGAAACAGAAGTTTTAGAAGAATTAAATGTTAATAACGTATCAGAAGAAGAAAAAAAGATGCTTTTACCGTTTAAAGTTTTTGACGGTAATAAGCCAACAACTTCCATTTTAATTCAGAAACTTACTCCAGAAAGTTTAGGAAAACTAATAGCTATGTACGAGCATAAAATCTTTGTTCAAGGTGTTGTTTGGAATATCTTTAGTTATGACCAATTTGGCGTGGAATTAGGGAAAAAATTGGCAAAAACAATACTAAATGAACTCAATTTTTATGAGAATCCAAATTCGCACGATAAGTCTACTCAAAATTTAATACGCTTTTATAAAAGATAG
- a CDS encoding peptidoglycan DD-metalloendopeptidase family protein: protein MQLKRSIWFVVFAATLWACKEDKTEEITEDIAVIEEVEEHFEFGFNLDDFIVKRDTIKSGDSFGVILERNNLGYPKIFQIAEKAKDSFDIRRLQVGKPYTLLCAKDSLETPQSFIYQSNKIDYVVIDFQDSIQTYNGKKPIKYVEREASGVIPQGSGISMVLDKKGLSQRLANKMANDIYAWTIDFNRLQPGDRFKVIYTDKYIDDSVYAGVDQVKAAYFEHNKKPFYAFEFETDSVKGVIDYLSEEGKNLRRAFLKSPIKFGGRVSSRYNLKRRIAHYGYRVKAHRGTDFAAANGTPILATANGTVTKSSYTRGNGKYVKIRHNATYETQYLHMSKRKVKVGQFVKQGDIIGLVGNTGSSAGNHVCYRFWKNGKQVDPFKQKLPEAKPISDSLKVKFLDYMVPIKQRLDKIILVEDSLPPETEETLSEIQ from the coding sequence ATGCAACTTAAAAGGTCAATTTGGTTTGTAGTCTTTGCTGCAACATTATGGGCATGTAAAGAAGATAAAACAGAAGAAATTACTGAAGATATAGCTGTTATTGAAGAAGTTGAAGAACACTTCGAATTTGGTTTTAATCTCGATGATTTCATTGTAAAACGCGATACTATAAAGTCAGGCGATAGTTTCGGAGTAATCTTAGAACGTAATAATTTAGGCTACCCAAAAATCTTTCAAATTGCAGAAAAAGCAAAAGATTCGTTTGATATTCGAAGACTACAAGTCGGAAAACCCTACACTTTACTTTGTGCAAAAGATAGTTTAGAAACACCACAAAGTTTTATATATCAATCCAATAAAATAGACTACGTAGTTATAGATTTTCAAGATTCGATACAAACTTACAATGGAAAGAAGCCTATTAAATATGTTGAACGAGAAGCATCGGGTGTCATACCCCAAGGTAGTGGTATTTCAATGGTTTTAGATAAAAAAGGGTTAAGTCAGCGTTTAGCAAATAAAATGGCTAATGATATCTACGCATGGACTATAGATTTTAACCGCTTGCAGCCTGGTGATAGATTCAAGGTAATCTACACAGATAAATATATTGATGACAGTGTTTATGCAGGTGTTGACCAAGTTAAAGCCGCTTACTTTGAACATAATAAAAAGCCATTTTATGCTTTTGAATTTGAAACCGATAGTGTAAAGGGAGTTATTGATTATCTAAGTGAAGAAGGAAAAAACTTAAGACGTGCATTTTTAAAATCACCTATTAAATTTGGAGGGCGAGTATCTTCAAGGTATAATTTAAAAAGGCGAATTGCACATTATGGTTATCGCGTAAAAGCCCATCGAGGGACTGACTTTGCAGCAGCAAATGGAACACCAATTTTAGCGACTGCAAATGGTACGGTTACTAAATCTTCTTATACAAGAGGTAATGGTAAGTATGTAAAAATCAGACATAATGCAACCTACGAAACCCAATACCTACACATGTCTAAGAGAAAAGTAAAAGTAGGACAATTTGTAAAGCAAGGCGATATAATTGGACTTGTTGGTAACACTGGAAGCTCAGCCGGAAATCATGTTTGTTATCGCTTTTGGAAAAACGGAAAACAAGTCGACCCTTTTAAACAAAAATTACCAGAAGCAAAACCAATATCGGATAGCTTGAAAGTCAAATTTTTAGATTATATGGTTCCGATAAAACAAAGATTAGATAAAATTATTTTGGTCGAAGATTCTCTTCCTCCAGAAACTGAAGAGACACTCTCAGAGATACAATAA
- a CDS encoding tryptophan 2,3-dioxygenase family protein, producing the protein MSNQPDYSHIIKALQQKYDDIDQDTDDHLLGLLYSKPITYWDYIQTDGLLGLQTQRTTLPDEMVFIAYHQINELIFKMILWEISQVAEKEDLKADYFESKIMRVSRYFDMLTTSFNIMREGMEVEQYMKFRYTLTPASGFQSAQYRFIEFASTELINLIDYRFRKDIDRNTPYTHAFEHLYWQAAGKDHKTGEKSTLLRNFEKRYKDEFLRFMETYNTKNLWTRFKELPKEDQEDLDLIKAMRHYDYMVNVTWVMAHYNAAKHYIESGIGDGEATGGSDWKKYMHPKYQRRIFFPDLWSEEELQNWGTNI; encoded by the coding sequence ATGTCCAACCAACCAGATTATTCGCACATTATAAAAGCACTTCAACAAAAGTACGATGATATCGACCAAGATACTGACGACCACCTTTTAGGATTGCTATACAGTAAACCAATTACTTATTGGGATTACATTCAAACAGATGGTTTGCTTGGATTGCAAACACAACGCACAACATTGCCGGATGAAATGGTGTTTATTGCCTATCATCAAATTAATGAACTTATTTTTAAAATGATACTTTGGGAAATTTCTCAAGTAGCCGAAAAAGAAGATTTAAAGGCTGATTATTTTGAGAGTAAAATTATGCGTGTTTCAAGATACTTTGACATGTTAACGACTTCTTTTAATATCATGAGAGAAGGTATGGAAGTAGAGCAATACATGAAGTTTAGATATACCTTAACTCCTGCAAGTGGTTTTCAAAGTGCGCAATATAGATTTATTGAGTTTGCTTCTACAGAACTAATTAATCTTATAGATTATAGATTCCGAAAAGATATTGATAGAAATACACCATACACACATGCTTTTGAGCATTTGTATTGGCAAGCTGCTGGAAAAGACCATAAAACAGGAGAAAAATCGACATTACTCAGAAATTTTGAAAAGCGTTATAAAGACGAATTTTTAAGATTCATGGAAACCTATAATACCAAAAACCTTTGGACACGTTTCAAAGAGTTACCAAAAGAAGACCAAGAAGATTTAGACTTAATTAAGGCGATGCGACACTATGATTATATGGTAAACGTAACTTGGGTAATGGCGCATTATAATGCTGCAAAACATTATATAGAAAGTGGTATCGGTGATGGAGAAGCTACTGGAGGAAGCGATTGGAAAAAATATATGCATCCAAAATACCAACGTCGTATTTTCTTTCCAGATTTATGGAGTGAAGAAGAATTACAAAATTGGGGAACTAATATTTAA